One Actinosynnema pretiosum DNA segment encodes these proteins:
- a CDS encoding NAD(P)/FAD-dependent oxidoreductase encodes MSERVVVLGAGYAGLAAAKLAARWTGARVTLVNERDRFVQRVRLHQLAAGRPERRLPLRDLLAGAGVELVVGRAEAIDLGAREVRVGDRALPYDRLVYALGSGADLGSTPGVAEHAHSVADAESAERLHRALSGGGSGARGGRRSVVVVGGGLTGVETAAELAEAGHSVALLSSGAVGAGLSPKAVRHLHRAFARLGVRVREGCRVESVDARGVRVDGVREAADAVVWTAGFRVPPLARESGLAVDASGRLLVDGAMRSTSHPEVIGVGDAAAMRRADGQEMRMACATAGPNAQRAIRALAQELAGAEPTPTRFRYVGQCVSLGRRDAVLQFTHPDDTPRDLVLTGRAAALAKEAIIAYTVAFQRRPTLPSGA; translated from the coding sequence ATGTCCGAGCGAGTTGTGGTGCTGGGGGCCGGTTACGCGGGTCTGGCCGCGGCCAAGCTGGCGGCCCGGTGGACCGGCGCGCGGGTGACGCTCGTCAACGAGCGCGACCGCTTCGTGCAGCGGGTCCGGCTGCACCAGCTGGCTGCGGGCCGGCCCGAGCGGCGGCTCCCGCTGCGGGACCTGCTGGCCGGGGCCGGCGTCGAGCTGGTCGTGGGCCGGGCGGAGGCGATCGACCTGGGGGCGCGCGAGGTGCGCGTGGGCGACCGCGCGCTGCCCTACGACCGCCTGGTCTACGCCCTGGGCAGCGGCGCCGACCTGGGGTCGACGCCGGGCGTGGCCGAGCACGCCCACTCGGTGGCCGACGCCGAGTCCGCCGAGCGCCTGCACCGCGCCCTGTCGGGCGGGGGCTCGGGGGCGCGGGGAGGCCGGCGGTCCGTCGTGGTCGTCGGCGGCGGGCTGACCGGCGTGGAGACCGCCGCCGAACTGGCCGAGGCCGGGCACTCCGTGGCGCTGCTGTCGTCGGGCGCGGTGGGCGCGGGCCTGTCCCCGAAGGCGGTGCGGCACCTGCACCGGGCGTTCGCGCGGCTGGGCGTGCGGGTGCGGGAGGGCTGCCGGGTCGAGTCGGTGGACGCGCGGGGCGTGCGGGTCGACGGGGTGCGCGAGGCGGCGGACGCGGTCGTCTGGACGGCGGGCTTCCGGGTGCCGCCGCTGGCCCGCGAGTCGGGCCTGGCGGTGGACGCCTCGGGCAGGCTCCTGGTCGACGGCGCGATGCGCTCGACCTCGCACCCGGAGGTGATCGGCGTCGGCGACGCGGCGGCGATGCGCAGGGCGGACGGCCAGGAGATGCGCATGGCCTGTGCGACGGCGGGCCCGAACGCCCAGCGCGCGATCCGGGCGCTGGCCCAGGAGCTGGCGGGCGCCGAGCCCACCCCGACCCGCTTCCGCTACGTCGGCCAGTGCGTCAGCCTGGGCAGGCGCGACGCCGTGCTCCAGTTCACGCACCCGGACGACACCCCGCGCGACCTGGTCCTGACCGGCCGCGCGGCGGCGCTGGCCAAGGAGGCGATCATCGCCTACACCGTCGCCTTCCAGCGCCGCCCGACCCTCCCCAGCGGAGCCTGA
- a CDS encoding response regulator, producing the protein MTKVLVVDDEPQIVRALRINLSARGYQVLTAHDGAAALRAAAEGKPDVVVLDLGLPDVDGTEVIAGLRGWTTVPIIVLSARVDSTDKVEALDAGADDYVTKPFGMDELLARLRAAVRRSAAPADAGEAVVRTGAFTVDLVAKKVHREGAEVHLTPTEWGLLEVLVRNPGKLVAQRQLLQEVWGPAYAKETHYLRVYLAQLRRKLEPEPSRPRHLVTEPGMGYRFEP; encoded by the coding sequence ATGACGAAGGTGCTGGTGGTCGACGACGAGCCGCAGATCGTCCGGGCGCTCCGGATCAACCTGTCCGCCCGCGGCTACCAGGTGCTCACCGCCCACGACGGCGCCGCCGCGCTCAGGGCCGCCGCCGAGGGCAAGCCGGACGTGGTGGTGCTCGACCTCGGGCTGCCCGACGTCGACGGGACCGAGGTGATCGCCGGGCTGCGCGGGTGGACGACCGTGCCGATCATCGTGCTCTCCGCGCGCGTCGACTCGACCGACAAGGTCGAGGCGCTCGACGCGGGGGCCGACGACTACGTGACCAAGCCGTTCGGCATGGACGAGCTGCTGGCCAGGCTCCGCGCGGCCGTCCGCCGCTCCGCCGCGCCCGCCGACGCCGGCGAGGCGGTGGTGCGGACGGGGGCGTTCACGGTGGACCTGGTCGCGAAGAAGGTGCACCGGGAGGGCGCCGAGGTGCACCTGACGCCGACCGAGTGGGGGCTGCTGGAGGTGCTGGTGCGCAATCCGGGCAAGCTCGTCGCGCAGCGGCAGCTGCTGCAGGAGGTGTGGGGGCCCGCGTACGCCAAGGAGACCCACTACCTGCGGGTCTACCTGGCGCAGCTGCGGAGGAAGCTCGAGCCCGAGCCGTCCAGGCCCCGGCACCTGGTGACCGAACCGGGGATGGGGTACCGGTTCGAGCCCTGA
- a CDS encoding MarR family winged helix-turn-helix transcriptional regulator, with translation MTASVTNQDALQLVVAVHRLVRSLRQSASVRRLQPTQLLVLAELSNHGPMRIGEIAVRALCSQPTATTVVTGLESNGLVRREADPADGRATIVVLTGAGRETVLSMAHGEAELLSERLSALSPEEQHRVRAVTPLLRRLADR, from the coding sequence ATGACCGCCAGTGTGACCAATCAGGACGCCTTACAACTCGTGGTCGCGGTGCACCGCCTGGTGCGGAGCCTGCGGCAGTCGGCGTCGGTGCGCAGGCTCCAGCCGACCCAGCTGCTGGTGCTGGCCGAGCTGTCGAACCACGGGCCGATGCGCATCGGCGAGATCGCGGTGCGCGCGCTCTGCTCCCAACCGACCGCGACAACCGTGGTGACCGGCCTGGAGTCGAACGGTCTCGTCCGCCGCGAGGCCGACCCGGCCGACGGCAGGGCGACGATCGTGGTGCTGACCGGCGCGGGCCGGGAAACGGTGCTGTCGATGGCGCACGGCGAGGCCGAGCTGCTGTCGGAACGGCTCTCGGCGCTGTCGCCGGAGGAGCAGCACCGGGTCCGCGCGGTGACGCCGCTGCTGCGCAGGCTCGCCGACCGGTGA
- the mutM gene encoding bifunctional DNA-formamidopyrimidine glycosylase/DNA-(apurinic or apyrimidinic site) lyase: MPELPEVEVVRRGLHEHVTGRTVASVEVLHARAIRRHLPGAADFAVRLTGQRMDAARRRGKYLWVDLSGGEAVLAHLGMSGQMLVQPVGAPDEKHLRVRVVFEDDGPELRFVDQRTFGGLALDELVEVDGTWLPRQVSHIARDPMDPEFDADAAVRALRSRKTDVKRALLDQTLVSGVGNIYADESLWRARLHGLRPTAKLTTAKTAELLGHATQVMLEALGQGGTSFDALYVNVNGQSGYFDRSLAVYGQEDRPCARCGTAIVREPFMNRSSYSCPRCQPRPRDAKTAAR, translated from the coding sequence GTGCCCGAGCTGCCCGAAGTCGAAGTGGTCCGCCGAGGGCTGCACGAGCACGTCACCGGCCGCACCGTCGCCTCCGTCGAGGTGCTGCACGCCCGAGCGATCCGCCGCCACCTTCCGGGGGCGGCGGATTTCGCCGTTCGGCTGACCGGGCAGCGCATGGACGCGGCGCGCAGGCGCGGCAAGTACCTGTGGGTCGACCTGTCCGGCGGCGAGGCGGTGCTCGCGCACCTCGGGATGAGCGGGCAGATGCTCGTCCAGCCGGTCGGGGCGCCCGACGAGAAGCACCTGCGGGTCCGGGTCGTGTTCGAGGACGACGGCCCTGAGCTGCGGTTCGTGGACCAGCGGACGTTCGGCGGGCTCGCGCTGGACGAGCTGGTGGAGGTCGACGGGACCTGGCTGCCCCGGCAGGTCTCGCACATCGCCCGCGACCCGATGGACCCGGAGTTCGACGCCGACGCGGCCGTGCGGGCGCTGCGGTCGCGGAAGACGGACGTGAAGCGGGCGCTGCTCGACCAGACGCTCGTGTCCGGGGTCGGGAACATCTACGCCGACGAGTCGCTGTGGCGCGCCAGGCTGCACGGGCTGCGGCCCACGGCCAAGCTGACCACCGCCAAGACCGCCGAGCTGCTCGGGCACGCCACGCAGGTGATGCTGGAGGCGCTCGGGCAGGGCGGGACGTCGTTCGACGCGCTGTACGTCAACGTGAACGGGCAGTCGGGGTACTTCGACCGGTCGCTCGCGGTGTACGGGCAGGAGGACCGGCCGTGCGCGCGGTGCGGGACGGCGATCGTGCGGGAGCCGTTCATGAACCGCTCCTCGTACTCGTGCCCCCGGTGCCAGCCCCGGCCGAGGGACGCCAAGACCGCCGCCCGTTAG
- the rnc gene encoding ribonuclease III has protein sequence MGGRSSRGRSVDRTPLLEALGVPLDAELLTLALTHRSYAYENGGLPPNERLEFLGDAVLGLVVTDHLYRAHPDRPEGQLAKLRASVVNMHALAGVARGLGADGLGGHLLLGRGEELTGGRDKASILADGLEAVIGAVYLQFGIDTARQLVHHLFDPLLAEAPLRGAGLDWKTSLQELTASSGLGVPEYRVDDQGPDHRKEFTATVYVGGKPHGSGDGRTKKEAEQKAAEAAWRVLSDKADDGEDAADGAEQNGQGSAN, from the coding sequence ATGGGGGGTAGGTCGTCGCGCGGTCGATCCGTCGACCGCACCCCGCTGCTTGAAGCGCTCGGCGTCCCCCTGGACGCCGAGCTGCTCACGCTCGCCCTGACCCACCGCTCGTACGCGTACGAGAACGGCGGCCTGCCGCCGAACGAGCGGTTGGAGTTCCTGGGCGACGCGGTGCTCGGGCTCGTCGTGACGGACCACCTGTACCGCGCGCACCCCGACCGCCCCGAGGGGCAGTTGGCGAAGCTGCGGGCCAGCGTGGTCAACATGCACGCGCTCGCGGGCGTCGCCCGCGGGCTCGGCGCGGACGGGCTCGGCGGTCACCTGCTGCTCGGCCGCGGCGAGGAGCTCACCGGGGGCAGGGACAAGGCGAGCATTCTCGCCGACGGCCTCGAAGCCGTCATCGGAGCGGTGTACCTGCAGTTCGGGATAGACACCGCACGTCAACTGGTCCACCACCTGTTCGACCCGCTGCTGGCCGAGGCGCCGCTGCGGGGCGCGGGTCTGGACTGGAAGACCAGCTTGCAGGAGCTGACCGCCTCGTCAGGGCTGGGCGTCCCCGAGTACCGGGTGGACGACCAGGGGCCGGACCACCGCAAGGAGTTCACCGCGACGGTGTACGTCGGTGGCAAGCCCCACGGTTCAGGCGACGGCCGCACCAAGAAGGAAGCCGAGCAGAAGGCGGCCGAGGCCGCTTGGCGCGTCCTGTCCGACAAGGCAGACGACGGCGAGGACGCGGCCGACGGCGCGGAGCAGAACGGCCAGGGCTCGGCGAACTAG
- the rpmF gene encoding 50S ribosomal protein L32 produces MAVPKRKMSRSNTRSRRAQWKTAAVHLVACSNKACRQPKPQHVACPTCGQYDGRQVVQPA; encoded by the coding sequence GTGGCCGTCCCGAAGCGGAAGATGTCGCGCTCGAACACGCGCTCGCGCCGCGCTCAGTGGAAGACCGCCGCCGTGCACCTGGTGGCCTGCTCCAACAAGGCCTGCCGCCAGCCGAAGCCCCAGCACGTGGCCTGCCCGACCTGCGGTCAGTACGACGGCCGCCAGGTCGTCCAGCCGGCCTGA
- a CDS encoding YceD family protein, with protein sequence MPEHSRAHARSTAPGPWVIDTRDLGRRAGSSRAYRRTVPAEGLGLLGVIAVPEGGEVELDLLLESVVEGVLVTGTASTTVEGECSRCLDPLSSDVQVGLTELYAYPDSTTDETTEEDEVSRVHDDLIDLEPVVRDALVLALPQVPLCSPDCLGLCVDCGGRLADLGPDHGHETIDPRWAALQARFDGNRDNPEEN encoded by the coding sequence ATGCCTGAACACAGCCGCGCGCACGCGCGTTCCACAGCACCAGGGCCCTGGGTCATCGACACCAGGGACCTCGGGCGTCGCGCGGGCTCCAGCCGCGCCTACCGCAGGACGGTTCCGGCTGAAGGTCTCGGTCTGCTCGGTGTGATCGCGGTGCCCGAAGGCGGCGAGGTCGAGCTCGACCTCCTGCTCGAATCGGTGGTCGAGGGCGTCCTCGTCACGGGCACCGCTTCCACGACGGTGGAGGGGGAGTGCTCGCGCTGCCTCGACCCGCTGTCGTCAGACGTCCAGGTGGGGCTGACGGAGCTGTACGCGTACCCCGACAGCACCACCGACGAGACCACCGAGGAGGACGAGGTCAGCCGGGTCCACGACGACCTGATCGACCTCGAACCCGTGGTGCGCGACGCCCTCGTGCTCGCGCTGCCGCAGGTGCCGCTGTGCTCGCCGGACTGCCTCGGGCTGTGCGTCGACTGCGGCGGCAGGCTGGCAGATCTCGGCCCCGACCACGGGCATGAGACGATTGACCCCCGGTGGGCCGCGCTGCAGGCGCGGTTCGACGGGAATCGTGACAATCCAGAGGAGAACTAG
- a CDS encoding DivIVA domain-containing protein: protein MYRVFEALDELVTIVEEARGVPMTSGCVVPRGDVLELLDDVRDAIPAELDDAQDVLDHRDELVGKAQHEADQATSKARSEADRMLAEAQHEAERMLSEASARAERLVAEAEEQAERAVAAGRQEYEDLVGRAHSEADRMVQAGRANYERAIEEGRAEQARLVDQTEVVQAAHVESARVMEAAQAEAMRLRGECDAYVDGKLADFEDLLAHTLRSVGKGRSHLRGPAVASATAPYDYQD from the coding sequence GTGTACCGGGTGTTCGAGGCCCTCGACGAGCTGGTCACGATCGTCGAAGAGGCGCGGGGCGTGCCCATGACCTCGGGGTGCGTGGTCCCCAGGGGCGACGTGCTCGAACTGCTCGACGACGTCCGCGACGCCATCCCGGCGGAGCTGGACGACGCGCAGGACGTGCTCGACCACCGCGACGAGCTCGTCGGCAAGGCGCAGCACGAGGCCGACCAGGCGACCAGCAAGGCCCGCTCCGAGGCGGACCGGATGCTCGCCGAGGCGCAGCACGAGGCCGAGCGGATGCTGTCCGAGGCCAGCGCGCGCGCCGAGCGCCTGGTCGCCGAGGCGGAGGAGCAGGCCGAGCGGGCCGTCGCCGCCGGGCGCCAGGAGTACGAGGACCTGGTGGGCCGGGCGCACTCCGAGGCGGACCGGATGGTCCAGGCCGGGCGCGCCAACTACGAGCGCGCGATCGAGGAGGGGCGGGCCGAGCAGGCCCGGCTGGTCGACCAGACCGAGGTCGTGCAGGCCGCGCACGTCGAGTCCGCGCGCGTCATGGAGGCCGCCCAGGCGGAGGCGATGCGGCTGCGCGGCGAGTGCGACGCGTACGTCGACGGCAAGCTCGCCGACTTCGAGGACCTGCTCGCGCACACCCTGCGCAGCGTCGGCAAGGGGCGCTCGCACCTGCGCGGCCCGGCCGTCGCCAGCGCGACCGCGCCCTACGACTACCAGGACTAG
- the coaD gene encoding pantetheine-phosphate adenylyltransferase, whose protein sequence is MTRAVCPGSYDPATNGHLDIIGRAAGLFDEVVVSVLINKSKKTLFSVEERTEMLREVTAQWPNVRVDSWHGLLVDYCRENDIQAIVKGLRAVSDYDYELQMAQMNHQLTGVETLFMPTNPIYSFLASSLVKDVANYGGDVSTLLPPSILTRLTQRLAERR, encoded by the coding sequence ATGACGCGTGCCGTGTGCCCCGGCTCCTACGACCCGGCCACCAACGGACACCTGGACATCATCGGCAGAGCCGCCGGGCTCTTCGACGAGGTCGTCGTCTCGGTGCTCATCAACAAGAGCAAGAAGACGCTGTTCTCGGTCGAGGAGCGCACCGAGATGCTCCGCGAGGTCACCGCGCAGTGGCCGAACGTGCGGGTCGACTCCTGGCACGGCCTGCTGGTCGACTACTGCCGGGAGAACGACATCCAGGCCATCGTGAAGGGCCTGCGCGCGGTCAGCGACTACGACTACGAGCTGCAGATGGCCCAGATGAACCACCAGCTCACCGGTGTCGAGACCCTGTTCATGCCGACGAACCCCATCTACAGCTTCCTGGCCAGCTCGCTGGTGAAGGACGTCGCCAACTACGGCGGCGACGTCTCCACCCTGCTCCCGCCCAGCATCCTGACCAGGCTCACCCAGCGCCTCGCCGAGCGCCGCTGA
- the rsmD gene encoding 16S rRNA (guanine(966)-N(2))-methyltransferase RsmD, with translation MTRIVAGAAGGRRLQVPPKGTRPTSDRVREALFSSLETFLDLDGAHVLDLYAGSGALGFEALSRGAATATFVESDRRAADVLRANAAALRLPGATVLHRPAEAVVAAPPGRPCDVVLADPPYAVTDEQLDRVLADLVANGWTAPGTLLVVERASRSPEPVWPSPLEPLRGKRYGDTALHWAEHPQARG, from the coding sequence GTGACCAGGATCGTCGCGGGCGCGGCGGGCGGACGCCGCCTGCAGGTGCCGCCCAAGGGCACCCGCCCCACCTCCGACCGCGTCCGGGAAGCCCTCTTCAGCTCGCTGGAGACCTTCCTCGACCTGGACGGCGCGCACGTCCTCGACCTCTACGCCGGGTCCGGCGCGCTCGGCTTCGAGGCCCTGTCCAGGGGCGCGGCGACCGCGACCTTCGTCGAGTCCGACCGCCGCGCCGCCGACGTCCTGCGCGCGAACGCCGCCGCCCTCCGCCTGCCCGGCGCGACCGTCCTGCACCGCCCGGCCGAGGCGGTCGTCGCCGCCCCGCCGGGGCGCCCGTGCGACGTCGTCCTCGCCGACCCGCCCTACGCCGTCACGGACGAGCAGCTCGACCGCGTCCTCGCCGACCTGGTCGCGAACGGCTGGACCGCGCCCGGAACCCTCCTGGTGGTCGAGCGCGCGTCCCGCAGCCCCGAACCCGTCTGGCCGAGCCCGTTGGAACCGTTGCGCGGCAAGCGATACGGGGACACCGCACTGCACTGGGCCGAACACCCGCAGGCGCGCGGGTGA